Within the Microbacterium sp. 1S1 genome, the region TTGTTCCTCGTGGCCGACGGCATGGGCGGACACGAGGCGGGGGAGCGCGCGAGCGCGGCCGTGATCGACGAGTTCGCCCGCTACATCGGCCGCACCGACCTCGAACTCGACGATCTGCTCGAGGCGTTGGCTCGGGCGCGGCAGGCCGTCGAGGACCTGTCCACCGCGGGGAACGGTCGAGCGGGGACCACCCTGAGCGGCGTCGTGGTCGCCTCGGTCGAGGGCATGGGTTACTGGCTCACCGTCAACATCGGCGACTCCCGCACCTACCGTTTCGCGGACGGGGAGCTGGAGCAGATCAGTGTCGATCACTCCGTCGTGCAGGAGCTCATCGAGTCGGGCGAGCTGACGGCCGAGGAGGCGGCGACCGACCGCCGTCGCAACATCATCACGCGGGCGATCGGGGCCAGCAGCACGGGCGACGCCGACTACTGGCTGTTCCCTGCCGAGCTCGGCGACCGGATGCTGGTGTGCTCCGACGGGCTCACCACCGAGGTTCCCGACGAGCGCATCCGCCAGATCCTCGCCGCGGAGCCCGACCCGCAGCGCGCCGCCGACGTCCTCATCGACGAGGCCGTGCAGTCCGGGGGCCGCGACAACATCACCGTGGTCGTCGTGGACGCCGTGTCGGTCGCCTCACGACCGGGCACGCGCCTCCTGTCCGACGACACCGACATCGACGCCGACACGCGCCCGCGCGAGG harbors:
- a CDS encoding PP2C family protein-serine/threonine phosphatase translates to MSAPLLVSTGAATHSGLRRPLNEDSYMASAPLFLVADGMGGHEAGERASAAVIDEFARYIGRTDLELDDLLEALARARQAVEDLSTAGNGRAGTTLSGVVVASVEGMGYWLTVNIGDSRTYRFADGELEQISVDHSVVQELIESGELTAEEAATDRRRNIITRAIGASSTGDADYWLFPAELGDRMLVCSDGLTTEVPDERIRQILAAEPDPQRAADVLIDEAVQSGGRDNITVVVVDAVSVASRPGTRLLSDDTDIDADTRPREAAAGGVR